The Streptomyces nitrosporeus genome includes a window with the following:
- a CDS encoding deoxyguanosinetriphosphate triphosphohydrolase, with translation MDGTHEPRDTPGRTAPVHGGTEHGTTPYGPRDTERWDPEPDKRPGRTAFQRDRARVLHSAALRRLAGKTQVVAPGTRGRAWDASPRTRLTHSLECAQVGRELGAALGCDPDLVETACLSHDMGHPPFGHNGEQALDDFASDCGGFEGNAQSLRLLTRIEPKRFVRDPRGGELVSVGLNLTRAALDASTKYPWARGERPGDPDSPKFGVYEDDLPVFEWIRQDAPPGRTCFEAQVMDWSDDVAYSVHDFEDGLHAGHIDPARLLADPERAEVFQVAIGRYVPAGTDPQELADALDRLLAQEWWPHGYDGSALAQARLKDATSQLIGRFCQAAETATRREHGPGPLARYTAGLVVPPGARAECAVLKAVADRYVMQRAEQEAIRAGQRVVIAELAAALTARAPYGLEPQFRLLFDEAPDDRARKRVLVDQIAALTDASARSLHRTLTVARQTGT, from the coding sequence ATGGACGGTACGCACGAACCCAGGGACACACCGGGCCGCACCGCGCCCGTGCACGGCGGCACGGAACACGGCACCACGCCCTACGGCCCCCGGGACACCGAGCGCTGGGACCCCGAGCCCGACAAGCGGCCCGGCCGCACCGCCTTCCAGCGCGACCGCGCCCGGGTGCTGCACTCCGCCGCCCTGCGCCGGCTCGCGGGCAAGACGCAGGTCGTCGCCCCCGGCACCCGCGGCCGGGCATGGGACGCCAGCCCCCGCACCCGGCTCACCCACTCCCTGGAGTGCGCCCAGGTCGGCCGGGAGCTCGGAGCGGCGCTCGGCTGCGACCCCGACCTGGTCGAGACCGCCTGCCTCTCCCACGACATGGGCCACCCGCCGTTCGGGCACAACGGCGAACAGGCCCTCGACGACTTCGCCTCGGACTGCGGCGGCTTCGAGGGGAACGCCCAGTCGCTGCGCCTGCTGACCCGGATCGAACCGAAGCGGTTCGTCCGCGACCCCCGCGGCGGCGAACTCGTCAGCGTGGGGCTCAACCTGACCCGCGCCGCACTGGACGCCTCCACCAAGTACCCCTGGGCCAGGGGGGAGCGGCCGGGCGATCCGGACTCACCCAAGTTCGGGGTGTACGAGGACGACCTGCCGGTCTTCGAGTGGATCCGCCAGGACGCCCCGCCCGGCCGCACCTGTTTCGAGGCCCAGGTGATGGACTGGTCCGACGACGTGGCGTACTCCGTCCACGACTTCGAGGACGGGCTGCACGCCGGGCACATCGACCCCGCCCGCCTCCTCGCCGACCCCGAGCGCGCCGAGGTCTTCCAGGTCGCGATCGGACGCTACGTCCCCGCCGGCACCGACCCGCAGGAACTCGCCGACGCCCTGGACCGGCTCCTCGCCCAGGAGTGGTGGCCGCACGGCTACGACGGTTCGGCCCTCGCCCAGGCCCGGCTGAAGGACGCCACCAGCCAGCTCATCGGCCGCTTCTGCCAGGCCGCGGAGACCGCCACCCGCCGGGAGCACGGCCCCGGCCCGCTCGCCCGGTACACCGCGGGGCTCGTCGTCCCGCCCGGGGCCCGCGCCGAGTGCGCCGTACTCAAGGCGGTCGCCGACCGCTACGTCATGCAGCGCGCCGAACAGGAGGCCATCCGCGCCGGCCAGCGCGTCGTCATCGCCGAACTGGCCGCCGCGCTCACCGCCCGCGCGCCGTACGGCCTGGAGCCCCAGTTCCGGCTGCTGTTCGACGAGGCGCCCGACGACCGCGCCCGCAAGCGGGTCCTCGTCGACCAGATCGCCGCGCTCACCGACGCCTCCGCCCGGAGCCTGCACCGCACGCTCACCGTCGCCCGGCAGACTGGAACGTGA
- a CDS encoding sirohydrochlorin chelatase produces the protein MTETAPEPPREPLPSGPGRSTAYTTARAADRPGPASRDGNRRPAHRVRATARPAAPTLVAVAHGSRDPRALGTALDLLDRVRELRPRLDVRLGHIELNQPLLPATLAAVGRGEAVLVPLLLGRGHHVRHDLPRAAGAASALRTSVAAPLGPHPLLVETLYERLTEAGWQDTDGTRRDTAVVLAAAGSRDPDSAADARRTAAMLSDRLGGTPVVPAYTSATAPDVPTALRALAARGRHRAAVAAYFTAPGRFATTAAAAAPWIAAAPLGAHPAMARLVLHRYDRALSGAAPARAARPHGELLRAAP, from the coding sequence ATGACGGAGACGGCACCAGAACCCCCGCGCGAGCCCCTGCCCTCCGGCCCCGGGCGCAGTACGGCGTACACCACGGCCCGCGCCGCCGACCGGCCCGGGCCCGCTTCCCGTGACGGAAACCGCAGGCCCGCGCACCGCGTCCGGGCCACCGCCCGGCCCGCCGCCCCCACCCTGGTCGCCGTCGCCCACGGCAGCCGGGACCCGCGGGCCCTCGGCACCGCCCTGGACCTCCTGGACCGGGTACGGGAACTGCGCCCCCGGCTGGACGTCCGGCTCGGCCACATCGAGCTGAACCAGCCCCTGCTGCCCGCCACCCTCGCCGCCGTCGGTAGGGGCGAGGCCGTCCTCGTACCGCTGCTGCTCGGCCGCGGGCACCACGTCCGCCACGACCTGCCCCGGGCCGCCGGCGCCGCGAGCGCCCTGCGCACGAGCGTCGCCGCACCGCTCGGTCCGCACCCGCTGCTCGTCGAGACGCTGTACGAGCGGCTCACCGAGGCCGGCTGGCAGGACACGGACGGCACCCGCCGCGACACCGCCGTGGTGCTCGCCGCCGCCGGATCACGCGACCCCGACTCCGCCGCGGACGCCCGCCGCACCGCCGCGATGCTCTCCGACCGGCTCGGCGGGACACCGGTCGTCCCCGCCTACACCTCCGCCACCGCGCCCGACGTCCCCACCGCGCTGCGGGCCCTCGCCGCCCGGGGCCGCCACCGGGCCGCCGTGGCCGCGTACTTCACCGCACCCGGCCGGTTCGCGACGACGGCCGCCGCCGCCGCGCCGTGGATCGCCGCCGCACCGCTGGGCGCCCACCCGGCGATGGCCCGGCTGGTCCTGCACCGCTACGACCGGGCCCTGTCCGGTGCCGCGCCCGCACGGGCCGCCCGGCCGCACGGGGAACTGCTGAGGGCCGCCCCGTGA
- a CDS encoding ABC transporter ATP-binding protein, which translates to MLIQLLRAFLGPYRKPILLLVVLQFLQTCASLYLPSLNADIIDDGVVKGDTGYILEFGGVMIAVSVLQVVCNIGAVYYGARTASALGRDVRAAVFDRVQAFSAREVGRFGAPSLITRTTNDVQQIQMLVLMTFTLMVSAPIMCVGGVVMALGQDVPLSAVLLAVVPVLGVAVSLIVKRMRPLFRTMQERLDTVNRVLREQITGNRVIRAFVRDGYEEERFRGANTELTDVALSTGRLMALMFPTVMTVVNVSSVAVVWFGAHRIDSGGMEIGALTAFIAYLMQIVMSVMMATFMFMMVPRAEVCAERIQEVLGTESSVVPPADPVTGLRTHGHLEIRGAEFRYPGAEEPVLREVSLVARPGETTAVIGSTGSGKSTLLGLVPRLFDATGGQVLVGGTDVTTLDPVLLARTVGLVPQKPYLFAGTVATNLRYGNPDASDEELWRALEVAQARDFVEGLEHGLDAPVSQGGTNVSGGQRQRLAIARTLVQRPEIYLFDDSFSALDYATDAALRSALSRETAGATVVIVAQRVSTIRDADRILVLDEGRVVGAGTHHELMDGNDTYREIVLSQLTEAEAA; encoded by the coding sequence GTGCTCATACAACTCCTGCGGGCCTTTCTGGGCCCGTACAGAAAACCGATCCTGCTCCTGGTGGTGCTGCAGTTCCTCCAGACCTGCGCCAGCCTCTATCTGCCCAGTCTCAACGCGGACATCATCGACGACGGTGTCGTGAAGGGGGACACGGGCTACATCCTGGAGTTCGGCGGTGTGATGATCGCCGTCAGCGTGCTCCAGGTCGTGTGCAACATCGGTGCCGTGTACTACGGCGCCCGTACGGCGTCCGCGCTCGGGCGTGATGTGCGGGCGGCGGTCTTCGACCGGGTTCAGGCCTTCTCCGCGCGTGAGGTCGGACGGTTCGGCGCCCCGTCGCTGATCACCCGTACGACCAACGACGTGCAGCAGATCCAGATGCTCGTCCTGATGACGTTCACGCTGATGGTGTCGGCCCCGATCATGTGCGTCGGGGGTGTCGTGATGGCGCTCGGCCAGGACGTGCCGCTGTCGGCGGTGCTGCTGGCGGTGGTGCCGGTGCTCGGTGTCGCGGTGAGCCTGATCGTGAAGCGGATGCGTCCGCTGTTCCGCACGATGCAGGAGCGGCTCGACACGGTGAACCGGGTGCTGCGCGAGCAGATCACCGGTAACCGGGTGATCCGCGCGTTCGTGCGCGACGGCTACGAGGAGGAGCGCTTCCGCGGGGCCAACACGGAGCTGACGGACGTCGCCTTGTCGACGGGCCGGCTGATGGCGCTGATGTTCCCGACCGTGATGACGGTGGTGAACGTCTCGTCCGTCGCCGTCGTCTGGTTCGGTGCGCACCGCATCGACAGCGGCGGGATGGAGATCGGCGCGCTGACCGCGTTCATCGCGTATCTGATGCAGATCGTGATGTCGGTGATGATGGCCACCTTCATGTTCATGATGGTGCCGCGCGCGGAGGTGTGTGCCGAGCGGATCCAGGAGGTCCTGGGCACGGAGTCGAGCGTGGTCCCGCCCGCCGACCCGGTCACCGGGCTGCGCACGCACGGGCATCTGGAGATACGGGGCGCGGAGTTCCGCTACCCGGGCGCCGAGGAGCCGGTGCTGCGCGAGGTCTCCCTGGTGGCGCGGCCGGGTGAGACCACCGCGGTCATCGGTTCGACGGGCAGCGGGAAGTCGACGCTGCTCGGGCTGGTACCGCGGCTGTTCGACGCGACGGGCGGGCAGGTGCTCGTCGGCGGTACGGACGTGACGACGCTGGATCCGGTGCTGCTGGCGAGAACGGTGGGGCTGGTTCCTCAGAAGCCGTACCTGTTCGCGGGGACGGTCGCGACGAACCTGCGGTACGGCAACCCGGACGCGAGCGACGAGGAGCTGTGGCGGGCCCTGGAGGTCGCGCAGGCCAGGGACTTCGTCGAGGGCCTGGAGCACGGCCTGGACGCGCCGGTCTCGCAGGGCGGCACCAATGTCTCCGGCGGGCAGCGGCAGCGGCTCGCGATCGCGCGGACGCTGGTGCAGCGGCCGGAGATCTACCTCTTCGACGACTCCTTCTCGGCGCTGGACTACGCGACGGACGCGGCCCTGCGTTCCGCGCTGTCGCGGGAGACGGCGGGGGCGACGGTGGTGATCGTGGCGCAGCGCGTGTCCACGATCCGTGACGCGGACCGCATCCTGGTCCTGGACGAGGGCCGGGTCGTGGGGGCGGGCACCCACCACGAGCTGATGGACGGCAACGACACCTACCGGGAGATCGTGCTCTCCCAGCTGACGGAAGCGGAGGCCGCCTGA
- a CDS encoding NAD(P)/FAD-dependent oxidoreductase: MVDANRTFVIVGGGLAGAKAAETLRAEGFTGRVILIGDERDHPYERPPLSKGYLSGKQERDGVFVHETPWYAGADIELHLGQTVTSLDRHARSVQLGDNTVVHYDKLLLATGAEPRRLDIPGTGLAGVHHLRRLAHADRLRGVLAALGRDNGHLVIAGGGWIGLEVAAAARGYGAEVTVVEPSATPLHHVIGPELGQIFTDLHTAHGVRFHFGARLTEITGQDGLVLAARTDTGEEHPAHDVLAAIGAAPRTALAEAAGLEMAGREHGGGVAVDLSLRTSDPHIYAAGDIASLEHPLFGTRLRVEHWANALNSGPAAARAMLGQDVTYDRVPYFFSDQYDLGLEYSGWAPPGSYDQVVIRGDAGKREFIAFWLKDRRVLAGMNVNVWDVTDSIQQLIRSRRETDPEALSDPSVPLESLL, from the coding sequence GTGGTCGACGCAAACCGGACGTTCGTCATCGTCGGCGGAGGACTGGCAGGAGCGAAGGCGGCCGAGACACTCCGTGCGGAGGGTTTCACGGGCCGGGTGATCCTGATCGGCGACGAGCGCGACCATCCGTACGAACGGCCGCCCCTGTCCAAGGGCTACCTGTCCGGCAAACAGGAACGGGACGGCGTCTTCGTCCACGAGACCCCCTGGTACGCGGGTGCCGACATCGAGCTGCACCTCGGCCAGACGGTCACCTCCCTCGACCGGCACGCCCGCTCCGTCCAGCTCGGCGACAACACCGTCGTCCACTACGACAAGCTGCTGCTGGCCACCGGGGCGGAACCCCGCCGCCTCGACATCCCCGGCACCGGCCTGGCCGGCGTCCACCACCTGCGCCGGCTCGCCCACGCCGACCGGCTGCGGGGCGTGCTGGCCGCGCTCGGCCGCGACAACGGCCACCTGGTGATCGCCGGCGGCGGCTGGATCGGCCTGGAGGTCGCCGCCGCCGCCCGCGGCTACGGCGCCGAGGTCACGGTCGTGGAGCCCTCGGCGACCCCCCTGCACCACGTCATCGGCCCCGAGCTGGGCCAGATCTTCACCGACCTGCACACCGCCCACGGCGTCCGCTTCCACTTCGGCGCCCGGCTCACCGAGATCACCGGCCAGGACGGCCTGGTCCTCGCCGCCCGTACCGACACCGGCGAGGAGCACCCCGCGCACGACGTGCTCGCCGCGATCGGCGCCGCCCCGCGCACCGCGCTCGCCGAGGCCGCCGGGCTGGAGATGGCCGGCCGCGAGCACGGCGGCGGGGTCGCCGTCGACCTCTCCCTGCGCACCTCGGACCCGCACATCTACGCCGCCGGGGACATCGCCTCCCTGGAACACCCGCTCTTCGGCACCCGGCTGCGGGTCGAGCACTGGGCGAACGCCCTGAACAGCGGGCCGGCCGCCGCCCGGGCCATGCTCGGCCAGGACGTCACGTACGACCGGGTCCCGTACTTCTTCTCCGACCAGTACGACCTGGGCCTGGAGTACTCGGGCTGGGCGCCCCCGGGCTCGTACGACCAGGTCGTCATCCGCGGTGACGCGGGCAAGCGGGAGTTCATCGCGTTCTGGCTGAAGGACCGCCGGGTGCTCGCCGGGATGAACGTCAATGTGTGGGACGTCACCGACAGCATCCAGCAGCTGATCCGCAGCCGCCGCGAGACGGACCCGGAGGCCCTCTCCGACCCGTCGGTGCCCCTGGAATCACTGCTCTGA
- the dnaG gene encoding DNA primase — MAGRINDDDVKAVRDAVPIDAVVSEYLQLRNAGGGNLKGLCPFHDEKSPSFQVSPGKGLFHCFGCQEGGDTIAFVMKIDHLTFSETVERLAAKAGITLRYEEGGYNPSHQRGERIRLVEAHKFAADFYREQLNGPEAETGRRFLAERGFDQDAAAHFGVGYSPAGWDHLTRYLRGKGFSDKELITSGLAQDGRRGPVDRFRGRLMWPISDTAGEIVGFGARKLRDDDNGPKYLNTPETPIYKKSQVLYGIDLAKKDIAKASRAVVVEGYTDVMACHLAGVTTAIATCGTAFGNDHIKILRRLLMDNGSARVIFTFDGDAAGQKAALRAFEDDQKFAAETYIAIAPDNMDPCDLRLAKGDDAVRDLVEPRTPLFEFALRQIVGRYDLETPAGRAAALDEAAQVVAKIKTHSVQREVAVQLAGLVGILDQEFVVHRVARFARWARDRGERGDRGPAGRAPGRRAPQAVPEAPKPPSGPALNLRSPAHRTERELLKLALQKPALVSPAFDAYGEDEFTAPPYAAVRRCIAEAGGAEQGLADAREYLAAVLDAAPDDTVRSLVTELAVEVFHGKSIDEAYAGDHLVKVRLRAVDRRIGDVQSSLARLGSNVAPDHLAAAQNEVWVLQQYAQSLRGHGAAAL, encoded by the coding sequence GTGGCAGGCAGGATCAATGACGACGACGTGAAGGCGGTCCGGGACGCGGTCCCGATCGACGCCGTCGTCTCCGAGTACCTCCAACTGCGCAACGCCGGCGGCGGCAACCTCAAGGGCCTGTGCCCCTTCCACGACGAGAAGTCCCCGTCCTTCCAGGTCAGCCCGGGCAAGGGTCTCTTCCACTGCTTCGGCTGCCAGGAAGGCGGCGACACGATCGCCTTCGTGATGAAGATCGACCATCTCACCTTCTCCGAGACGGTCGAGCGCCTCGCCGCCAAGGCGGGCATCACCCTGCGCTACGAGGAAGGCGGCTACAACCCCTCCCACCAGCGAGGCGAGCGCATCCGGCTGGTCGAGGCGCACAAGTTCGCCGCCGACTTCTACCGCGAGCAGCTGAACGGCCCCGAGGCGGAGACCGGCCGCCGCTTCCTCGCCGAGCGCGGTTTCGACCAGGACGCCGCCGCCCACTTCGGCGTCGGCTACAGTCCGGCCGGCTGGGACCACCTCACCCGCTACCTGCGCGGCAAGGGCTTCAGCGACAAGGAGCTCATCACCTCCGGCCTCGCCCAGGACGGCCGCCGGGGCCCCGTCGACCGCTTCCGCGGCCGGCTGATGTGGCCGATCAGCGACACCGCCGGGGAGATCGTCGGCTTCGGCGCCCGCAAGCTCCGCGACGACGACAACGGGCCCAAGTACCTCAACACCCCCGAGACCCCGATCTACAAGAAGTCCCAGGTGCTCTACGGCATCGACCTGGCCAAGAAGGACATCGCCAAGGCCAGCAGGGCCGTCGTCGTCGAGGGCTACACCGACGTCATGGCCTGCCACCTCGCCGGGGTCACCACCGCCATCGCCACCTGCGGCACCGCCTTCGGCAACGACCACATCAAGATCCTGCGCCGGCTCCTGATGGACAACGGCAGCGCCCGGGTGATCTTCACCTTCGACGGCGACGCGGCCGGGCAGAAGGCCGCCCTGCGCGCCTTCGAGGACGACCAGAAGTTCGCCGCCGAGACGTACATCGCGATCGCCCCGGACAACATGGACCCCTGCGACCTGCGGCTCGCCAAGGGCGACGACGCGGTCCGCGACCTGGTCGAACCCCGCACCCCGCTCTTCGAGTTCGCCCTCCGGCAGATCGTCGGCCGCTACGACCTGGAGACCCCGGCGGGGCGTGCCGCCGCGCTGGACGAGGCCGCCCAGGTCGTCGCGAAGATCAAGACGCACAGCGTCCAGCGGGAGGTCGCCGTCCAGCTCGCCGGCCTCGTCGGCATCCTCGACCAGGAATTCGTCGTCCACCGCGTCGCCCGGTTCGCCCGCTGGGCCCGTGACCGGGGGGAGCGGGGCGACCGCGGGCCCGCCGGCCGCGCCCCGGGCCGCCGCGCACCGCAGGCCGTCCCCGAGGCCCCGAAGCCCCCGTCCGGCCCCGCGCTCAACCTCCGCAGCCCCGCCCACCGCACCGAGCGGGAGCTGCTCAAACTGGCCCTGCAGAAGCCCGCCCTGGTCTCCCCGGCGTTCGACGCCTACGGGGAGGACGAGTTCACCGCCCCGCCGTACGCGGCGGTCCGCCGGTGCATCGCGGAGGCGGGCGGCGCCGAGCAGGGCCTGGCCGACGCCCGCGAGTACCTGGCGGCCGTCCTGGACGCCGCCCCCGACGACACCGTGCGCAGCCTCGTCACCGAGCTCGCCGTCGAGGTCTTCCACGGCAAGTCCATCGACGAGGCATACGCGGGCGACCACCTGGTCAAGGTCCGCCTGCGCGCCGTCGACCGCCGGATCGGCGACGTGCAGAGCAGCCTCGCCCGCCTCGGCAGCAATGTGGCCCCCGACCACCTGGCCGCCGCGCAGAACGAGGTCTGGGTCCTCCAGCAGTACGCCCAGTCCCTCCGCGGCCACGGCGCCGCCGCGCTCTGA
- a CDS encoding RNA polymerase sigma factor yields MQTRTVTTTTGVPAVPTRKPAAHHPETADPPVPLPEEAAPEEAAPEEAVPEEAALAEAVPEEAPEPPARPGPGAPSFDPFRQYLREIGRIPLLSAAEEVELARRIEAGLFAGERLARAPGPDPRLAADLDRLVVQGRAAKRRLIEANLRLVVSVAKRYAGRGLTVLDLVQEGNVGLIRAVEKFDYTRGYKFSTYATWWIRQAMSRALADQARTIRVPVHVVEQINRVVRVQRRLLQERGREPTAEEVAAQLGLTPGRVGEVLRLAREPISLHAPVGEEDEAAFGDLIEDGDTPSPAESASFLLLREHLEAVLVTLGEREREVVRLRYGLQDGRPRTLEEIGRIFGVTRERVRQIEARTLTRLRGHAHAGQLRGYLD; encoded by the coding sequence GTGCAGACCCGGACCGTGACGACGACCACAGGTGTGCCGGCGGTCCCCACGCGGAAACCGGCCGCGCACCACCCGGAGACGGCGGACCCGCCGGTGCCGTTACCGGAGGAAGCCGCACCAGAGGAAGCCGCACCGGAGGAAGCGGTACCGGAGGAAGCGGCATTGGCGGAGGCGGTACCGGAGGAGGCGCCGGAGCCGCCCGCCCGGCCGGGCCCCGGCGCACCCTCCTTCGACCCCTTCCGCCAGTACCTGCGCGAGATAGGCAGGATCCCGCTCCTCAGCGCCGCCGAGGAGGTGGAGCTGGCCCGGCGGATCGAAGCGGGACTGTTCGCCGGGGAACGCCTCGCCCGCGCCCCCGGCCCGGACCCCCGGCTCGCCGCCGACCTGGACCGGCTCGTCGTCCAGGGGCGTGCCGCCAAACGCCGGCTCATCGAGGCCAACCTCCGCCTCGTCGTCTCGGTCGCCAAGCGGTACGCGGGCCGCGGACTGACCGTGCTCGACCTCGTCCAGGAAGGCAACGTCGGACTGATCAGGGCCGTCGAGAAGTTCGACTACACCCGGGGCTACAAGTTCTCCACCTACGCCACCTGGTGGATCCGCCAGGCGATGTCCCGCGCCCTCGCCGACCAGGCCCGGACCATACGCGTCCCGGTCCACGTCGTCGAGCAGATCAACCGGGTCGTCCGCGTCCAGCGCCGCCTGCTCCAGGAACGCGGCCGCGAACCCACCGCCGAAGAGGTCGCCGCCCAGCTCGGCCTGACCCCCGGACGCGTCGGGGAGGTCCTGCGCCTCGCCCGGGAGCCCATCTCCCTGCACGCCCCCGTCGGCGAGGAGGACGAGGCCGCCTTCGGCGACCTCATCGAGGACGGCGACACCCCCTCACCCGCCGAGTCGGCGTCCTTCCTGCTGCTGCGCGAACACCTGGAGGCGGTGCTGGTCACCCTCGGCGAACGCGAACGCGAGGTCGTACGGCTGCGCTACGGGCTGCAGGACGGGCGGCCCCGCACCCTGGAGGAGATCGGCCGGATCTTCGGCGTGACACGCGAACGCGTCCGCCAGATCGAGGCCAGGACCCTCACCAGACTGCGGGGCCACGCCCACGCCGGCCAGCTCCGCGGCTACCTGGACTGA
- a CDS encoding ABC transporter ATP-binding protein — protein sequence MAGPGGRMAMGPAERSADFKGSGKRLLGRFSTEKPWLYLMVLAGALSVAFSVVGPKILGTATDLIFAGVVGRQTPEGTSKEQVVGGLREQGDDGLADMLGGVDFTPGQGIDFGAVGDVLLAVLLVYVGAGLLMLVATRLSIRIINRVVFQLREDLQTKLSRLPLSYFDRQKRGEVLSRATNDIDNISQTMQQTMGQLINSLLTIVGVLVMMFWISPLLALVALVTIPLSALVAARVGKRSQPQFVAQWQSTGKLNAHIEEMYTGHTLVKVFGRQEESAKDFAEQNEALYEAGFKAQFNSGIMQPLMMFVSNLNYVLVAVVGGLRVASGALSIGDVQAFIQYSRQFSMPLTQVASMANLLQSGVASAERVFELLDAEEQEPDPVPAERPGELRGSVALEKVSFRYDPEKPLIEDLSLSVEPGQTVAIVGPTGAGKTTLVNLLMRFYEVSGGRITLDGVDVSRMSRDGLRSGIGMVLQDTWLFGGTIAENIAYGSAREVTREEIEEAARAAHADRFVRTLPDGYDTVIDDEGSGVSAGEKQLITIARAFLSDPVILVLDEATSSVDTRTEVLIQKAMARLAHGRTSFVIAHRLSTIRDADVILVMENGSIVEQGTHDGLLAAKGAYARLYAAQFAEALAEVD from the coding sequence ATGGCCGGACCGGGCGGACGCATGGCCATGGGACCCGCCGAGCGGTCCGCGGACTTCAAGGGGTCGGGGAAGCGGCTGCTGGGCCGGTTCTCCACGGAGAAGCCCTGGCTGTACCTGATGGTGCTGGCGGGAGCGCTGAGCGTGGCGTTCTCGGTGGTCGGGCCGAAGATCCTCGGCACGGCGACGGACCTGATCTTCGCCGGGGTCGTCGGCCGGCAGACGCCGGAGGGCACGTCGAAGGAGCAGGTCGTCGGCGGTCTGCGCGAGCAGGGTGACGACGGGCTCGCCGACATGCTGGGCGGGGTGGACTTCACGCCGGGCCAGGGCATCGACTTCGGTGCGGTGGGCGACGTCCTGCTGGCGGTCCTGCTGGTGTACGTCGGGGCCGGGCTGCTGATGCTGGTGGCGACGCGGCTGTCGATCCGGATCATCAACCGGGTCGTCTTCCAGCTCCGCGAGGACCTCCAGACCAAGCTGTCGCGGCTGCCGCTGTCCTACTTCGACCGGCAGAAGCGCGGAGAGGTGCTGAGCCGGGCGACGAACGACATCGACAACATCTCGCAGACGATGCAGCAGACGATGGGGCAGCTCATCAACTCCCTGCTGACCATCGTCGGCGTCCTGGTCATGATGTTCTGGATCTCGCCGCTGCTGGCCCTGGTGGCGCTGGTGACGATCCCGCTGTCCGCCCTGGTGGCGGCGCGGGTCGGCAAGCGGTCGCAGCCGCAGTTCGTGGCGCAGTGGCAGAGCACGGGCAAGCTGAACGCCCACATCGAGGAGATGTACACCGGCCACACCCTGGTGAAGGTCTTCGGGCGGCAGGAGGAGTCCGCGAAGGACTTCGCCGAGCAGAACGAGGCGCTGTACGAGGCGGGGTTCAAGGCCCAGTTCAACAGCGGGATCATGCAGCCGCTGATGATGTTCGTGTCCAACCTGAACTATGTGCTGGTAGCGGTGGTCGGCGGGCTGCGGGTGGCGTCGGGCGCGCTGTCGATCGGTGACGTGCAGGCGTTCATCCAGTACTCGCGGCAGTTCTCGATGCCGCTGACCCAGGTCGCGTCGATGGCCAATCTGCTCCAGTCCGGCGTCGCGTCGGCCGAGCGGGTCTTCGAACTGCTGGACGCCGAGGAGCAGGAGCCCGACCCGGTGCCGGCCGAGCGGCCCGGGGAGCTGCGCGGCAGCGTCGCGCTGGAGAAGGTGTCCTTCCGCTACGACCCGGAGAAGCCGCTCATCGAGGATCTGTCGCTGAGCGTGGAGCCGGGACAGACCGTCGCGATCGTCGGGCCCACCGGGGCGGGGAAGACGACGCTGGTCAACCTGCTGATGCGGTTCTACGAGGTGTCGGGCGGGCGGATCACGCTGGACGGTGTGGACGTGTCGCGGATGTCGCGCGACGGACTCCGGTCGGGCATAGGGATGGTGCTCCAGGACACCTGGCTGTTCGGCGGCACGATCGCGGAGAACATCGCCTACGGCTCCGCCCGCGAGGTCACCCGGGAGGAGATCGAGGAGGCGGCCCGGGCGGCCCACGCCGACCGGTTCGTCCGTACCCTGCCGGACGGTTACGACACGGTGATCGACGACGAGGGGTCGGGGGTCAGCGCGGGTGAGAAGCAGCTGATCACCATCGCGCGGGCGTTCCTGTCCGACCCGGTGATCCTGGTGCTCGACGAGGCGACCAGCTCGGTGGACACCCGTACCGAGGTGCTGATCCAGAAGGCGATGGCGCGTCTGGCCCACGGGCGTACCAGCTTCGTGATCGCGCACCGGCTCTCCACGATCCGGGACGCCGACGTGATCCTGGTCATGGAGAACGGGTCGATCGTCGAGCAGGGCACGCACGACGGGCTGCTGGCGGCGAAGGGCGCGTACGCCCGGCTGTACGCCGCGCAGTTCGCCGAGGCGCTCGCGGAGGTGGACTGA